A genomic segment from Streptomyces sp. NBC_01233 encodes:
- a CDS encoding IS3 family transposase: MIDEAFAGVQGQLGITVACRLTGRSRATHYRRLNPKPKPEPAPRAAPASALSSAERAEILALLNQPEYADLPPAQVWARELDAGNYWCSERTMYRILSAAGQNGERRRQATHPARTVPELVATGPSQVFTWDITKLPGPDKGIWYRAYVIIDIFSRYVVGHTVELAESVERAEELIRETIEHNGIVPETVHADRGTSMTSKRVSRLLIDLGVTRSHSRPKVSNDNPYSESQFRTTKYAADYPERFDSLAHAREWMDSFIAYYNHEHKHSGIGLHTPVSVHFGTTEEVRDQRAVALAENSVNWSLCRGRLPENIAGAVAVRHRMIHRRYLTSIQTKNKENK; this comes from the coding sequence GTGATCGACGAGGCGTTCGCGGGCGTCCAGGGGCAGTTGGGGATCACGGTGGCCTGCCGGCTGACCGGACGCTCGCGCGCCACCCACTACCGCCGCCTCAATCCGAAGCCCAAACCCGAGCCCGCCCCGAGAGCCGCACCCGCCTCGGCTCTCTCGTCGGCCGAACGGGCCGAGATCCTGGCACTGCTGAACCAGCCGGAGTACGCCGACCTGCCACCCGCGCAGGTCTGGGCGCGTGAGCTGGACGCGGGGAACTACTGGTGTTCGGAGCGGACGATGTACCGGATCCTGTCCGCCGCCGGGCAGAACGGGGAACGCCGCCGTCAGGCCACGCACCCGGCCAGGACCGTCCCCGAGCTGGTGGCAACCGGTCCGTCGCAGGTCTTCACCTGGGACATCACCAAGCTGCCCGGCCCGGACAAGGGCATCTGGTACCGCGCCTACGTGATCATCGACATCTTCAGCCGCTACGTCGTCGGCCACACCGTCGAGCTGGCCGAATCGGTGGAACGGGCCGAGGAGTTGATCCGCGAGACCATCGAGCACAACGGCATCGTCCCCGAGACCGTGCACGCGGATCGCGGCACCTCGATGACCAGCAAGAGGGTCTCCCGGCTGCTGATCGACCTCGGCGTCACCAGGAGTCACTCACGCCCCAAGGTGAGCAACGACAATCCGTACTCGGAAAGCCAGTTCAGGACCACGAAGTACGCCGCCGACTACCCGGAACGGTTCGATTCGCTGGCCCATGCCCGGGAGTGGATGGACTCGTTCATCGCGTACTACAACCACGAGCACAAGCACTCCGGGATCGGCCTGCACACCCCCGTTTCCGTCCACTTCGGCACCACCGAGGAGGTCCGCGACCAGCGGGCCGTCGCCCTCGCCGAAAATTCGGTGAACTGGAGCCTATGCCGTGGGCGCTTGCCTGAAAATATCGCAGGAGCAGTAGCAGTGCGTCACAGAATGATCCATCGACGATACCTCACGTCAATCCAAACGAAGAATAAGGAAAACAAATGA
- a CDS encoding IS1182 family transposase, whose amino-acid sequence MWVRDRLDGLWCDEDFAGWYPRDGRPGISPAQLATVCVLQFLLGLSDRQAAEAVRCRIDFKYALAMDLDDPGFHHSVLADFRERLAQDDRADRLLDLALARLKEAGLVRERTTQRTDSTHVLAAMRDLTRLELVTEAVRAVLEEVARTAGHLLDDLVDEEWGRRYGRPVRLGKNPTRPKTRILATGNDALRLLERLYQHGADRASGPRVQALRQIMVQNYYRDAAGRLLWRTDEDGGPGLPPSSRAIVSPYDTSARYARHGHIISWKGFSAHLTETCAPDAPNVITDVATTAATTHDSQVLPGIHTRLHHRGLLPAEHLVDSGYTSLVHLDQAARQHEVTVTGPLPGNPTRQHRRNEGFSRDDFHIDFDRRQVTCPQGQVSRGWHGPYPTSSPTAAPLIVARFTKGQCRPCPVRAQCTTSRESARNVGFPPRALRDLQLRVRTEQQTPEWKTRYAVRSGVEGTVNEFVHGHGMRRCRYRGQGKAHLQHVLTAIAVNIERLSGLPPTGETHPPRQPTAFQNYLDQHEIPRLKSWRTLGS is encoded by the coding sequence ATGTGGGTGAGAGACCGGCTGGACGGGCTGTGGTGCGATGAGGACTTCGCGGGCTGGTACCCGCGCGACGGACGCCCCGGCATCTCGCCCGCCCAACTGGCCACCGTCTGTGTGCTGCAGTTCCTGCTTGGTCTGTCGGACCGGCAGGCAGCGGAAGCGGTCCGGTGCCGCATCGATTTCAAGTACGCGCTGGCCATGGATCTGGACGATCCCGGCTTCCACCACAGCGTGCTGGCCGACTTCCGCGAGCGCCTCGCCCAGGACGACCGCGCCGACCGTCTGCTCGACCTCGCGCTCGCCCGCCTGAAGGAGGCCGGACTCGTACGCGAGCGCACCACGCAGCGCACCGACTCCACCCACGTCCTGGCCGCGATGCGCGACCTGACCCGGCTGGAACTGGTCACCGAGGCCGTCCGTGCCGTGCTGGAAGAAGTCGCCCGCACCGCCGGGCACCTGCTGGACGATCTGGTCGATGAGGAATGGGGGCGCCGCTACGGCCGCCCGGTCCGCCTGGGCAAGAACCCCACCCGCCCCAAGACCAGGATCCTCGCCACCGGCAACGACGCTCTCCGGCTCCTGGAACGCCTCTACCAGCACGGGGCAGACCGAGCGTCCGGCCCCCGCGTCCAGGCCCTGCGCCAGATCATGGTGCAGAACTACTACCGCGACGCCGCAGGCCGCCTGCTCTGGCGCACCGACGAGGACGGCGGGCCCGGGCTGCCGCCCTCGTCCCGGGCGATCGTCTCTCCCTACGACACCTCGGCCCGCTACGCACGCCACGGACACATCATCAGCTGGAAAGGGTTCTCCGCTCACCTGACCGAGACCTGTGCCCCCGACGCCCCCAACGTGATCACGGACGTGGCCACCACCGCGGCCACCACGCACGACAGCCAGGTCCTGCCCGGCATCCACACCCGCCTGCACCACCGCGGCCTGCTGCCTGCCGAGCACCTCGTCGACAGCGGCTACACCTCCCTGGTCCACCTGGACCAGGCCGCCCGACAGCACGAGGTCACCGTCACCGGGCCGCTGCCGGGCAACCCCACCCGCCAGCACCGAAGGAACGAAGGCTTCAGCCGGGACGACTTCCACATCGACTTCGACCGCCGACAGGTGACCTGCCCCCAGGGCCAGGTCAGCCGGGGCTGGCACGGCCCCTACCCGACCTCCTCGCCCACCGCGGCCCCGCTGATCGTGGCACGGTTCACCAAGGGCCAGTGCCGGCCCTGCCCGGTCCGCGCCCAGTGCACCACCTCCCGAGAAAGCGCCCGCAACGTCGGCTTTCCCCCACGCGCACTCCGCGACCTGCAACTCCGCGTCCGCACCGAGCAACAGACGCCCGAGTGGAAGACCCGCTACGCGGTGCGCTCCGGAGTGGAAGGCACGGTCAACGAGTTCGTCCACGGCCACGGCATGCGACGCTGCCGCTACCGAGGACAGGGCAAGGCCCACCTTCAGCACGTTCTGACTGCCATCGCCGTCAACATCGAGCGCCTCAGCGGACTGCCACCGACCGGGGAAACACACCCACCCCGCCAGCCGACCGCCTTCCAGAACTACCTCGATCAGCACGAGATCCCCCGGCTGAAGTCCTGGCGAACCCTCGGCAGCTGA
- a CDS encoding NF041680 family putative transposase: MTLFELTDAVLCADGPVDTLVELSLTAEHQRGHGALYSALDRGWIEPTRLRRALADLPLPKAADGRIVLAVDVSNWLRPDAPTSDDRLFCHVYGRGDRSADQLIPGWPYSFVAALEPGRTSWCQLLDAVRLGPADDATLVTAAQLREVVERLVSASHWKPGDPEILIVMDSGYDVAYLSHALRDLPVALLGRLRSDRVMLRDPGPARSGPKGGRPRRHGGVLSFPKPDTWHEPDVTTATDTTRYGKAEATAWDRMHPRLTHRGPWLEHAEEELPVLHGTLVRLQVEYLPGDRDPKPVWLWCSATSAAPTDVDRWWQSFLRRFDLEHTFRLMKQTLGWTAPKVRRADTADLWTWLIIAAHTQLRLARPLAEDLRRPWERRVEPRRLTPARVRRGFRNVRATAVRPAAAPKPSRPGPGRPPGSKNKHQARHHNVGKTVKRAESIKEHQAQRR; encoded by the coding sequence ATGACCCTCTTCGAGCTCACCGACGCGGTGCTGTGTGCGGACGGGCCGGTGGACACCCTGGTCGAGCTGTCGCTGACGGCCGAGCACCAGCGCGGACACGGCGCCTTGTACTCGGCGCTGGACCGAGGCTGGATCGAACCGACGCGTCTGCGTCGTGCCCTGGCAGACCTACCTCTGCCGAAGGCGGCCGACGGGCGGATCGTACTGGCCGTGGACGTGAGCAACTGGCTCCGCCCCGACGCTCCCACCAGCGACGACCGGCTGTTCTGCCACGTCTACGGACGCGGAGACCGCAGCGCGGACCAGCTCATCCCGGGCTGGCCCTACTCCTTCGTCGCCGCGCTGGAGCCCGGCCGCACCTCCTGGTGCCAACTCCTTGACGCCGTGCGCCTCGGGCCTGCGGACGACGCCACGCTCGTGACCGCCGCCCAACTGCGCGAGGTCGTAGAACGCCTGGTCAGCGCCAGCCACTGGAAGCCCGGTGACCCCGAGATCCTGATCGTGATGGACTCCGGCTACGACGTCGCCTACCTCTCCCACGCATTGAGGGACCTGCCCGTCGCGCTGCTCGGACGACTGCGCTCGGACCGCGTCATGCTCCGCGACCCGGGCCCCGCCCGCTCGGGACCGAAGGGCGGGCGACCCCGCAGGCACGGCGGCGTCCTGTCCTTCCCCAAGCCCGACACCTGGCACGAGCCCGACGTCACCACCGCCACGGACACCACCCGCTACGGCAAGGCGGAGGCGACGGCATGGGACCGGATGCATCCCAGGCTCACCCACCGTGGCCCCTGGCTGGAGCACGCGGAAGAGGAACTGCCCGTCCTGCACGGCACGTTGGTGCGGCTGCAGGTTGAGTACCTGCCGGGCGATCGCGATCCGAAGCCGGTCTGGCTGTGGTGCTCCGCCACCTCGGCCGCGCCGACAGATGTGGACCGGTGGTGGCAGTCGTTCCTCCGCCGCTTCGACCTGGAGCACACCTTCCGACTGATGAAGCAGACCCTCGGCTGGACCGCGCCGAAGGTCCGCCGCGCGGACACAGCCGACCTGTGGACCTGGCTGATCATCGCCGCCCACACCCAGCTCCGCCTCGCTCGCCCCCTCGCCGAGGACCTCCGGCGTCCCTGGGAGCGGCGAGTCGAACCCCGCCGCCTCACCCCCGCCCGAGTGAGGCGGGGGTTTCGCAACGTCCGAGCGACGGCGGTCCGCCCGGCGGCCGCACCGAAACCGTCTCGCCCGGGCCCTGGACGACCCCCGGGCTCGAAGAACAAGCACCAGGCCAGGCACCACAACGTCGGCAAGACGGTCAAACGCGCCGAATCGATCAAGGAACACCAAGCCCAGCGACGTTAA
- a CDS encoding transposase, protein MGSKQRTYTPEFREGAVRIVIETGRPIPEVAEELGVHSGTLHSWVSRWRRNGSASSDRPAEPAPGGRMREAERAELERLRREMSEKNKRIRELEMERDVLKRCMVLWVK, encoded by the coding sequence ATGGGTTCCAAGCAACGGACGTACACGCCTGAGTTTCGTGAGGGTGCTGTACGCATCGTGATCGAGACGGGCAGGCCGATCCCGGAGGTCGCCGAGGAGCTCGGCGTCCACTCCGGCACGCTGCACAGCTGGGTGTCGCGATGGCGGCGCAACGGGTCGGCGTCGTCCGACCGGCCGGCCGAGCCCGCGCCGGGCGGCCGGATGCGCGAAGCCGAGCGCGCCGAGCTGGAGCGGCTACGGCGGGAGATGTCGGAGAAGAACAAGCGGATACGCGAGCTGGAGATGGAGCGTGATGTCCTCAAGCGATGCATGGTCCTCTGGGTGAAGTGA
- a CDS encoding LacI family DNA-binding transcriptional regulator → MRGQRPTLEAVAAHAGVGRGTVSRVINGSSRVSAKAREAVLQAIDELHYVPNNLARALVRRRTDTVALVMAVSEDRVWDEPYFSVLVRGVKAGLATTGLQLLLVIPQSEQEHKQLTHYLTAQHVDGVLLTSLHGDDPLPRDLEASGVPTVVVGAPTGFEPAYRVDVDNRAAARRAVIHLVSRGRRRIATITGPQDTRAGVQCLDGFHDALEDAHMASDLVAYGDFTAASGARAMRELLLLAPDIDAVCAASDSMAVGAMRELKEQGRRVPDDVAVVGFDDSSIARLSDPPLTSVHQPLEQMGREMARLLIARIIGEPVAQPIVVLKPHLVVRESS, encoded by the coding sequence ATGCGGGGCCAACGGCCGACTCTGGAGGCCGTCGCCGCTCACGCGGGTGTTGGGCGGGGCACTGTCTCACGGGTGATCAACGGTTCCTCGAGGGTCAGCGCGAAAGCGCGCGAGGCGGTGCTCCAGGCGATCGACGAGCTCCACTACGTGCCGAACAACCTGGCACGGGCACTGGTGCGACGGCGAACCGACACGGTTGCTCTGGTGATGGCGGTCTCGGAGGACCGCGTCTGGGACGAACCGTATTTCTCAGTCCTCGTCCGGGGTGTCAAGGCAGGCCTCGCCACGACTGGACTTCAACTACTGCTGGTTATACCGCAGTCGGAGCAGGAGCATAAGCAGTTGACGCATTATCTGACCGCGCAGCACGTCGACGGCGTCTTGCTGACCTCCCTGCACGGGGACGATCCCTTGCCGCGCGACCTGGAGGCCAGCGGTGTGCCCACGGTCGTTGTCGGAGCCCCGACCGGGTTCGAACCGGCCTACCGGGTGGACGTGGACAACCGCGCCGCCGCTCGGCGTGCCGTGATCCACCTGGTGAGCCGGGGCAGGCGCCGGATCGCTACCATTACCGGGCCGCAGGACACGCGAGCCGGAGTCCAATGCCTCGACGGATTCCACGATGCGCTGGAGGACGCCCACATGGCGTCCGACCTTGTTGCGTACGGCGACTTCACCGCCGCTTCCGGTGCCCGGGCCATGAGGGAACTGCTCCTCCTTGCCCCGGACATCGACGCGGTCTGCGCCGCCTCGGACAGCATGGCTGTCGGTGCCATGCGCGAGCTGAAAGAGCAGGGACGCCGTGTTCCCGATGACGTGGCCGTCGTTGGTTTCGACGACTCGTCGATTGCCCGGCTCAGCGATCCACCGCTCACATCGGTTCACCAGCCGCTCGAGCAGATGGGGCGGGAGATGGCACGACTGCTGATCGCCCGGATCATTGGCGAGCCGGTGGCGCAGCCGATCGTCGTCCTCAAGCCTCACTTGGTGGTACGCGAGTCGTCCTGA
- a CDS encoding glycosyltransferase family 2 protein: MAAFVMPHYADCPGAAEYLSQAVRSLFNQTDQDWHLVIIDDASPDPQDRERLRALSQANPGRITVLQQQVNRGQGFCRNVGIRWAREQGSEIVLFQDADDVAHPSRLEVTRRTFAERPEVDFVYSTFTVIDENGATVPESRLTPSLREILQSHVHAPVEGPNAWIRMGIETGYTTLTSTVAVRSEIAAAYPFPHVRASEDAHAWFRMAAGGRSLAYLPSVPCLYRVPQAVTGSSDRARIGSDYYQLKAEVDTDGFFEAISIALERETIRFSEVQDLKNAFLRRLALTMEREGQQAVARQLSTRSTESVSGGRPPS, from the coding sequence TTGGCGGCATTTGTTATGCCGCATTACGCCGATTGCCCCGGTGCGGCCGAGTACCTGAGCCAGGCGGTGCGGAGCCTGTTCAACCAGACGGACCAGGACTGGCACCTCGTCATCATCGATGACGCCTCACCGGATCCGCAGGATCGCGAGCGGCTCCGGGCACTGAGCCAGGCCAACCCCGGGCGCATCACGGTCCTGCAACAGCAGGTGAACCGGGGGCAGGGGTTCTGCCGGAACGTCGGGATCCGTTGGGCACGGGAGCAGGGTTCGGAGATCGTGCTCTTCCAGGACGCGGACGACGTCGCGCACCCCAGTCGGCTCGAGGTGACGCGTCGAACGTTTGCCGAGCGTCCCGAAGTCGACTTCGTTTACTCGACGTTCACCGTCATAGACGAGAACGGCGCCACGGTGCCGGAGAGCCGACTGACGCCTTCGCTCCGGGAGATCCTCCAGTCACACGTGCACGCCCCGGTCGAGGGTCCTAACGCGTGGATCCGGATGGGCATCGAGACGGGCTACACGACGCTCACCTCCACGGTCGCGGTACGTTCGGAAATCGCTGCCGCCTACCCTTTCCCCCATGTGCGGGCCTCTGAGGACGCGCACGCCTGGTTTCGGATGGCCGCGGGCGGCAGGTCCCTCGCCTATCTGCCGTCAGTCCCGTGCCTCTACCGGGTACCGCAGGCAGTCACGGGTTCGTCCGATCGCGCCCGCATAGGATCCGACTACTACCAGCTCAAAGCCGAGGTCGACACGGACGGCTTCTTCGAGGCGATCTCCATCGCGCTTGAGCGGGAGACCATCCGGTTCTCCGAGGTGCAGGACCTGAAGAACGCCTTCCTCCGGCGTCTGGCGCTCACCATGGAGCGGGAGGGCCAGCAGGCCGTGGCCCGGCAGCTCTCGACGCGGTCGACCGAGTCCGTCTCTGGCGGTCGACCGCCCTCATGA
- a CDS encoding MFS transporter, with translation MTRWAVSGYFFINGIAFSSWVARIPDIKQGLHLGDGMLGLALLVAATGTVVGLSTVGRFVDRFGGQVISRAAALAVAVGLIGPGLASNVFLLMAALLFFGLAGGAYNVAMNAQALALDRVYGRDIITSFHAAYSVGGLVGSGLGILAVRFHIGPDAAFPVIAGVLAVGSWMCGRCPDVPTDPRSSRPQKDGGAKARVLNPRIALLGACCFVCLLVEGAIADWSSVYLRNDVGVAAAIAPTGFTVFSVAMAVGRILGDRLAAAVGSMRLVAWSAVVSGTGLGVGLLSNQQSGALLGLGVFGAGLSCITPQMYKTVGEQFPASTGSAVASVATLGYAGLLTGPPTIGLIAHAVGLPSALGLLALLMIPVALASRIVARWHGVQHAVSGGTGRFGDVSAPGR, from the coding sequence ATGACTCGCTGGGCGGTTTCCGGCTACTTCTTCATCAACGGCATCGCTTTCTCCTCCTGGGTCGCCCGGATTCCCGACATCAAGCAGGGGCTCCACCTCGGTGACGGCATGCTGGGTCTGGCTCTTTTGGTCGCCGCAACCGGCACAGTAGTGGGGCTGTCCACCGTCGGGCGGTTCGTCGACCGTTTCGGCGGCCAGGTGATCAGTAGGGCAGCCGCTCTCGCGGTGGCGGTCGGACTGATCGGTCCCGGCTTGGCGTCAAATGTGTTCCTGCTCATGGCGGCACTGCTGTTCTTCGGTCTCGCGGGCGGTGCGTACAACGTCGCGATGAACGCCCAGGCCCTCGCCCTCGACAGGGTGTACGGCCGAGATATCATCACATCGTTCCACGCTGCATACAGCGTCGGCGGCCTGGTGGGATCAGGCCTGGGAATTCTGGCTGTCCGGTTTCACATCGGACCAGACGCAGCTTTCCCGGTGATAGCGGGGGTGCTCGCAGTCGGTTCCTGGATGTGCGGCCGCTGTCCGGATGTCCCCACCGATCCGCGCTCGTCGAGGCCGCAGAAGGATGGCGGAGCAAAGGCTCGCGTGCTCAACCCGCGCATCGCGCTCCTCGGTGCGTGCTGCTTTGTCTGCCTGCTGGTAGAGGGCGCGATCGCGGACTGGAGCTCGGTGTACCTTCGGAACGACGTCGGAGTGGCAGCAGCGATCGCGCCGACAGGCTTCACGGTCTTCTCCGTCGCCATGGCGGTCGGACGCATCCTCGGGGACCGTCTGGCAGCTGCGGTCGGCTCCATGCGACTGGTCGCCTGGTCCGCAGTCGTCTCAGGTACGGGCCTCGGCGTCGGCCTACTGAGCAACCAGCAGTCCGGCGCCCTGCTTGGGCTGGGCGTCTTTGGTGCGGGCCTGTCCTGCATCACACCGCAGATGTACAAGACAGTGGGGGAGCAGTTCCCGGCGTCCACCGGAAGCGCGGTGGCGAGCGTCGCAACCCTTGGGTATGCGGGCCTCCTCACCGGTCCGCCGACGATCGGACTGATCGCCCATGCCGTCGGACTTCCGTCGGCCCTGGGGCTGCTGGCGCTGTTGATGATCCCGGTCGCACTTGCCTCCCGGATCGTCGCCCGATGGCACGGCGTTCAGCACGCCGTGTCCGGAGGTACCGGGCGGTTCGGTGACGTCTCCGCTCCGGGCAGGTAG
- a CDS encoding IS3 family transposase — MKLTTRLVRAGIQASMGSVGDSYDNALAENLWMVIKTECIRGRVFATRAEANLALFEYIDGFYNPRRIQKRLGYLSPIEYEEKHYANQAATEQVNLKPRQPTLTS; from the coding sequence GTGAAGCTCACAACACGCCTGGTCAGGGCCGGGATCCAGGCTTCCATGGGCTCGGTCGGCGACTCGTACGACAACGCCCTCGCGGAGAACCTGTGGATGGTCATCAAGACCGAGTGCATCCGCGGCCGCGTCTTCGCCACCAGGGCCGAGGCGAACCTCGCGCTCTTCGAGTACATCGACGGCTTCTACAACCCCCGCCGCATCCAGAAACGGCTCGGCTACCTCAGCCCCATCGAGTACGAGGAGAAGCACTACGCCAACCAGGCAGCGACCGAACAAGTGAACCTGAAACCACGTCAACCCACCCTGACCAGCTAG
- a CDS encoding ScbR family autoregulator-binding transcription factor, with protein sequence MAKQERALRTRETLVQCAAETFDREGFTNASLTKISTQAGVSNGAIHFHFASKAALADAVEDAALLRLRAVTEKASPDGSSYLQHLVGVTHGLARELRGDIVLRAGFKLSGDAARPRRTDLRAYLHRWVEEEVGHAWAEGELRPGVAPEGAVTAVVGTIAGFEALGTRDPTWLSPRTVAQFWELLLPSLASWEVLGRIEAEDGASSRSKILVLAPPTLTVSAETPCLSGQSGGVRQETPQHGQHHPDTRLQRRSGAEAEAADVPRGMQTADRRRVRRRAFR encoded by the coding sequence ATGGCCAAGCAGGAACGCGCACTACGGACCCGGGAGACCTTGGTCCAGTGTGCGGCCGAGACATTCGACCGCGAGGGCTTCACGAACGCGTCGCTCACCAAGATCAGCACACAGGCCGGGGTGAGCAACGGTGCCATTCACTTCCACTTCGCCTCCAAGGCGGCCTTGGCAGACGCTGTTGAAGACGCCGCGCTGCTGAGGCTGCGGGCTGTCACCGAGAAGGCGTCCCCGGACGGTTCGAGCTACCTGCAGCACCTGGTCGGCGTGACCCACGGGCTCGCCCGGGAGTTGCGGGGCGACATCGTGCTGCGGGCCGGCTTCAAGCTGAGCGGTGACGCGGCCCGTCCGCGCCGCACTGACCTGCGCGCGTACTTGCACCGCTGGGTCGAGGAGGAGGTGGGCCATGCCTGGGCCGAGGGGGAGCTGCGTCCGGGCGTGGCGCCGGAGGGCGCTGTGACCGCCGTGGTGGGTACGATCGCGGGGTTCGAGGCGCTGGGCACCCGGGATCCCACCTGGCTCTCGCCCCGTACGGTCGCGCAGTTCTGGGAACTGCTACTGCCTTCCCTCGCCTCGTGGGAGGTCCTTGGCAGGATCGAGGCCGAAGATGGGGCATCAAGCAGATCGAAAATTCTCGTCCTTGCGCCGCCCACTCTGACAGTCTCGGCTGAGACGCCCTGTTTGTCGGGTCAGTCTGGAGGGGTGAGACAGGAGACCCCTCAGCATGGCCAGCACCACCCCGATACCCGCCTCCAGCGCCGATCCGGCGCCGAAGCCGAAGCGGCGGACGTTCCCCGCGGAATGCAAACTGCGGATCGTCGCCGAGTACGACGCCGCGCCTTCCGGTGA
- a CDS encoding IS1380 family transposase, which produces MKASHTPAAVSAAFDDRNLIAHAGLVPVMRLAERCGLARLAAEKVKLTGAKNGAGAAADAKVTSIVAGMAAGADSIDDLHVLRHGAMPVLFAGVRAPSTLGTFLRAFTHGHALQLHAVHRRFLAALAAHTPLLPGAGEKAFIDVDSTHKRVYGRAKQGAEYGRFKGVRTLHPLLATICTPHSRPVIAGVRMRRGKAADARGAPKFVSEALAAAREAGCTGTRILRADSQFYNAGVIAACRRAGARFSVTTGMNPSIKRAIHIIPDQAWQQITYPTAVPDPDTGELISGAEVAEIPAYTAFAGRKKAEQVTARLIVRRVRDLAKPTVVGDQGELFPVWRYHPFFTDNPAGTLQAEREHRHHAVVEQVIADSKAAALAHLPSGQFNANAAWLTLWAMTYNLLRATGALTSAFHARATTATLRTHLIHVPARTARSARRVTLHLPHNWPWQHAWTHLFDTVHGPAG; this is translated from the coding sequence ATGAAAGCTTCCCATACTCCGGCGGCGGTCTCCGCTGCGTTCGACGACCGGAATCTGATCGCGCATGCCGGGCTGGTCCCGGTGATGCGCCTGGCCGAGCGGTGCGGGCTTGCCCGTCTGGCCGCGGAGAAGGTGAAGCTGACCGGGGCGAAGAACGGTGCGGGTGCGGCGGCGGATGCCAAGGTCACCAGCATCGTGGCCGGGATGGCCGCGGGTGCGGACAGCATCGATGACCTTCACGTCCTGCGCCACGGCGCGATGCCCGTGTTGTTCGCAGGCGTCCGTGCGCCGTCCACGCTGGGCACGTTTCTGCGCGCGTTCACCCACGGTCACGCACTCCAGCTCCACGCGGTGCACCGCAGGTTCCTGGCCGCTCTGGCCGCGCATACCCCGCTGCTGCCCGGCGCGGGCGAGAAGGCGTTCATCGATGTCGACTCCACCCACAAACGGGTCTACGGCCGGGCCAAGCAGGGCGCCGAGTACGGCCGGTTCAAAGGCGTACGCACCCTGCACCCCCTGCTCGCCACGATCTGCACCCCGCACTCCCGCCCGGTGATCGCCGGGGTGCGGATGCGCCGCGGCAAAGCGGCCGATGCCCGCGGCGCCCCCAAGTTCGTCAGTGAAGCCCTGGCCGCCGCCCGGGAGGCCGGCTGCACCGGGACCCGTATCCTGCGGGCGGATTCACAGTTCTACAACGCCGGTGTCATCGCCGCCTGCCGCCGGGCCGGGGCCCGCTTCTCGGTCACCACCGGCATGAACCCCTCCATCAAACGGGCCATCCACATCATCCCCGACCAGGCATGGCAGCAGATCACCTATCCCACCGCGGTGCCCGACCCCGACACCGGAGAGCTCATCTCCGGCGCCGAAGTCGCCGAGATACCCGCATACACCGCCTTCGCCGGCCGCAAGAAGGCGGAACAGGTCACCGCCCGGCTGATCGTGCGCCGCGTCCGTGACCTGGCCAAACCCACCGTCGTGGGTGACCAGGGCGAGCTGTTCCCCGTCTGGCGCTACCACCCGTTCTTCACTGACAACCCCGCCGGAACGCTCCAGGCCGAGCGGGAACACCGTCACCACGCCGTCGTCGAGCAGGTCATCGCCGACAGCAAAGCCGCAGCTCTGGCCCACCTGCCGTCCGGACAGTTCAACGCCAACGCGGCCTGGCTGACCCTGTGGGCCATGACCTACAACCTGCTGCGGGCCACCGGTGCGCTGACCTCCGCCTTCCACGCCAGGGCCACCACCGCCACCCTCCGCACCCACTTGATCCACGTTCCGGCCCGGACCGCCCGCTCCGCCCGGCGCGTCACCCTGCACCTGCCGCACAACTGGCCCTGGCAGCACGCCTGGACACACCTCTTCGACACCGTCCACGGACCAGCCGGCTGA
- a CDS encoding IS3 family transposase — MTALVDEHPYLGVEPVLRELNIPSSTYYRWRQAETEPCERRRRDAELTSRIRQVHEESGGIYGSPRVHAVLKREGVHVGRKRVERLMRQAGLAGISPRRGKGFTRRDPDADLAPDLVQRDFTAAGPNRLWVTDLTMIPTGEGPLWLSAIRDAFSRRVVAWETSARADADLVLTSLEYALELPPRCGDG, encoded by the coding sequence GTGACGGCGCTCGTTGACGAGCACCCGTATCTGGGGGTCGAGCCCGTACTCCGGGAACTGAACATCCCCTCCTCCACCTACTACCGGTGGCGCCAGGCCGAGACCGAACCGTGCGAACGGCGCCGCCGGGATGCCGAGCTGACCAGCAGGATCCGGCAGGTCCACGAGGAGTCCGGCGGGATCTACGGCTCACCCCGCGTGCACGCCGTCCTCAAGCGTGAGGGCGTCCACGTCGGCAGGAAGCGCGTCGAGCGGCTCATGCGCCAGGCCGGCCTGGCCGGGATCAGTCCCCGCCGGGGCAAGGGTTTCACTCGCCGTGACCCGGACGCCGATCTGGCCCCTGACCTGGTGCAACGCGACTTCACCGCGGCCGGGCCGAACCGGCTGTGGGTTACCGACCTGACCATGATCCCCACCGGGGAGGGGCCGTTGTGGCTGTCCGCGATCCGCGACGCGTTCTCCCGCCGGGTGGTGGCCTGGGAGACCTCCGCCCGCGCCGACGCCGATCTGGTCCTGACCTCGCTGGAATACGCCCTTGAGCTTCCCCCGAGATGCGGGGATGGGTGA